In a genomic window of Campylobacter concisus:
- the galE gene encoding UDP-glucose 4-epimerase GalE, whose translation MKILVTGGAGYIGSHVVKALLKQGNDEITIIDNLCKGSQKALEALQKIGNFKFINANLEDDLSEIFENGKFDAIIHFAAFIEVFESMSEPLKYYLNNTANVARVLRYAKTYNVNKFIFSSTAAVYGEPDVAEVSETTPTNPINPYGRSKLMSEQIIKDYAASNKNFKFAILRYFNVAGADEEGLIGQNYPNATHLIKVAVQTILGKRESMGIFGDDYATKDGTCVRDYIHVSDLADAHISALEYIGKNGSEIFNVGYGRGFSVKEVIETAKEVSGVNFKVLNAPRRDGDPAILISNASKLRSLTSWNPKRDDLALIIKTALEWEKKI comes from the coding sequence TTGAAAATTTTAGTAACAGGTGGTGCTGGATACATCGGCAGCCACGTAGTAAAAGCACTTTTAAAGCAAGGCAATGATGAGATAACTATCATCGATAATCTCTGCAAAGGCTCACAAAAAGCACTTGAGGCGCTCCAAAAAATCGGAAATTTTAAATTTATAAACGCAAATTTAGAAGATGATCTAAGTGAAATTTTTGAAAATGGTAAATTTGATGCGATCATCCATTTTGCAGCGTTTATAGAGGTTTTTGAGAGTATGAGTGAGCCGCTAAAATACTATCTAAACAACACCGCAAACGTTGCGAGGGTGCTAAGATACGCAAAAACTTATAATGTAAATAAATTTATATTTAGCTCAACTGCCGCAGTTTACGGCGAGCCAGACGTGGCAGAGGTGAGTGAAACAACGCCTACAAATCCGATAAATCCATATGGTAGAAGCAAGCTTATGAGCGAGCAGATCATTAAAGATTATGCCGCTTCAAATAAAAATTTTAAATTTGCGATTTTACGCTATTTCAACGTAGCAGGCGCAGACGAAGAGGGACTTATCGGTCAAAATTATCCAAATGCCACGCACCTTATCAAGGTGGCTGTGCAAACTATACTTGGCAAGCGCGAGAGTATGGGCATTTTTGGTGATGACTACGCGACAAAAGATGGCACATGCGTAAGAGACTACATTCACGTTAGTGACCTAGCAGATGCTCACATTAGTGCACTAGAGTATATTGGTAAAAATGGTAGCGAAATTTTTAACGTGGGATACGGCAGAGGATTTAGCGTAAAAGAGGTCATCGAGACTGCAAAAGAGGTGAGTGGGGTAAATTTTAAAGTGTTAAATGCGCCAAGAAGGGACGGCGACCCAGCTATTCTTATCTCAAACGCAAGCAAACTGCGCTCGCTAACAAGCTGGAATCCAAAAAGAGACGATCTAGCGCTCATCATAAAAACTGCCCTTGAGTGGGAAAAGAAAATTTAA
- a CDS encoding DNA ligase, producing MRIIFVALALLNFAFSLDLLRLSEYKDQNVSGWLASEKLDGVRAYWDGENLLSRQGKKLNAPLSFTKNFPKFALDGELYANELKFEEIQATVMDKLPDEKAWSRLKFHVFDVPEASGGLLDRLEVLAKFLKNEPNQNLIIIKQIKMRDNAHFLKFTEDIIVKGGEGAVVREPNAPYERKRSKNALKFKKFKDAECEVVSINKGSGKYANLAGSLTCKALGGKDDEEKAGEPKSGTIFKIGSGLSDEQRTNPPKIGSIITYKFQNLTAKGKPRFPIFLRVRED from the coding sequence ATTAGAATAATTTTTGTGGCTTTAGCCCTTTTAAATTTTGCATTTTCTCTTGATTTGCTGCGCCTTAGCGAGTATAAAGATCAAAACGTCTCAGGCTGGCTAGCTAGCGAGAAGCTTGATGGCGTGCGTGCCTACTGGGACGGAGAGAATTTACTCTCAAGACAGGGCAAAAAGCTGAATGCACCGCTAAGTTTTACTAAAAATTTCCCAAAATTTGCACTCGATGGCGAGCTTTATGCAAATGAGCTTAAATTTGAAGAAATTCAGGCTACTGTGATGGATAAACTGCCAGATGAAAAGGCGTGGAGCAGGCTTAAATTTCACGTTTTTGACGTGCCGGAGGCAAGTGGTGGCTTGCTTGATAGGCTTGAAGTTTTGGCTAAATTTCTAAAAAATGAACCAAATCAAAATTTGATCATCATAAAACAGATAAAAATGCGTGATAACGCCCACTTTTTAAAATTCACAGAGGACATTATTGTAAAAGGCGGAGAGGGAGCAGTCGTGCGTGAGCCAAATGCGCCGTACGAGCGAAAAAGAAGCAAAAATGCACTAAAATTTAAAAAATTTAAAGACGCCGAGTGCGAGGTGGTCTCTATAAACAAAGGCAGCGGCAAATACGCAAATCTTGCTGGCTCGCTTACCTGTAAAGCGCTTGGTGGCAAAGATGATGAAGAAAAAGCTGGCGAGCCAAAATCTGGCACTATCTTTAAAATAGGCTCAGGACTAAGCGACGAGCAACGTACAAATCCCCCAAAGATAGGCTCCATAATCACATATAAATTTCAAAATTTAACAGCCAAAGGCAAGCCAAGATTTCCAATATTTTTAAGGGTTAGAGAAGATTAA
- a CDS encoding DNA-3-methyladenine glycosylase I yields MRRCEWAKGELDIAYHDNEWGKVVKDDRKFFEMIVLEGFQAGLSWHGVLQKREAMREAFDGFDPEKIKLYGEAEIAKFMQNERLIRNQLKLKSLSANAIVFLSVTQEFGSFYDYLWGYLLKKFDSKFDGKQIINHYQDIKQVPATTPMSDFVAKELKKRGFKFLGSVSTYAFLQSVGVVDDHMDYCFCKAKA; encoded by the coding sequence ATGAGGCGATGTGAATGGGCAAAAGGCGAGCTTGATATAGCTTACCACGATAACGAGTGGGGCAAAGTCGTAAAAGATGATAGAAAATTTTTCGAAATGATAGTTCTGGAGGGTTTTCAGGCGGGACTTTCGTGGCATGGAGTGCTTCAAAAAAGAGAGGCTATGAGAGAGGCGTTTGATGGCTTTGATCCAGAGAAGATCAAGCTTTACGGCGAGGCTGAGATAGCTAAATTTATGCAAAATGAGAGGCTGATCCGTAACCAATTAAAACTAAAATCACTTTCTGCAAACGCCATTGTATTTTTATCCGTAACGCAAGAATTTGGTAGTTTTTATGACTATCTTTGGGGATATTTATTAAAAAAATTTGATTCCAAATTTGACGGCAAGCAGATCATAAATCACTATCAAGATATCAAACAAGTGCCAGCCACTACGCCTATGTCAGACTTTGTGGCAAAGGAGCTAAAAAAGCGAGGGTTTAAATTTTTAGGCTCTGTTAGCACCTATGCATTTTTGCAAAGTGTGGGCGTTGTAGACGATCATATGGATTATTGTTTTTGCAAGGCAAAAGCTTGA
- a CDS encoding NAD-dependent epimerase codes for MKILVTGTAGFIGFHLANALVARGDEVVGYDVINDYYDVNLKLARLKTAGFDTSEIDYGKLITSKTQPNLKFIKADLADEKTMKELFAKEKFDIVVNLAAQAGVRYSLINPKAYIDSNITGFVNILECCRHNEIKNLVYASSSSVYGLNENMPFSTHEAVNHPISLYAATKKSNEMMAHTYSHLFNVPTTGLRFFTVYGPWGRPDMALFLFVDAALKDKTIDVFNYGKMKRDFTYVDDIVKGIIKCIDNPAKPNPAWDAKHPDPATSKAPFKVYNIGNNSPVELMDYIKAVEIKIGREIKKNFLPLQAGDVPATFADVSDLVADFDYKPNTKVNDGVAKFVEWYCEFYGVKI; via the coding sequence ATGAAAATTTTAGTAACTGGAACAGCTGGATTTATAGGATTTCACCTTGCAAATGCCCTTGTGGCACGTGGCGATGAGGTCGTTGGATATGACGTTATAAATGACTACTATGATGTAAATTTAAAGCTCGCGCGCCTAAAAACGGCTGGCTTTGATACGAGCGAGATAGACTATGGCAAGCTTATCACCTCAAAAACGCAGCCTAATTTAAAATTTATAAAAGCAGACCTCGCTGATGAAAAGACGATGAAAGAGCTTTTTGCTAAAGAAAAATTTGACATAGTGGTAAATTTAGCCGCACAAGCAGGCGTTCGCTACTCGCTCATAAATCCAAAAGCCTATATAGACAGCAACATCACAGGCTTTGTGAATATCCTCGAGTGCTGCCGCCACAATGAGATCAAAAATTTAGTCTATGCAAGCTCTAGTTCGGTTTATGGCCTAAATGAAAACATGCCGTTTTCTACGCACGAGGCGGTAAATCACCCTATAAGCCTCTACGCAGCGACTAAAAAGAGTAACGAGATGATGGCACACACCTATAGCCATCTATTCAACGTACCAACGACTGGACTTCGCTTTTTTACGGTTTATGGACCATGGGGACGTCCTGATATGGCACTATTTTTGTTTGTTGATGCTGCGCTTAAAGATAAAACTATCGATGTTTTTAACTATGGCAAGATGAAGCGCGACTTTACCTACGTGGACGACATCGTAAAGGGCATAATTAAATGCATCGACAACCCAGCCAAGCCAAACCCAGCTTGGGACGCAAAGCACCCAGACCCTGCTACTTCAAAAGCGCCGTTTAAGGTATATAATATCGGTAACAACAGCCCAGTCGAGCTCATGGACTACATCAAGGCGGTTGAGATAAAGATCGGCCGCGAGATCAAGAAAAATTTCCTCCCACTTCAAGCAGGCGACGTGCCAGCGACATTTGCTGATGTGAGCGATTTGGTGGCTGACTTTGACTACAAGCCAAATACAAAGGTAAACGACGGTGTGGCTAAATTTGTCGAGTGGTACTGCGAGTTTTACGGAGTTAAGATTTAA